Proteins encoded together in one Triticum dicoccoides isolate Atlit2015 ecotype Zavitan chromosome 7B, WEW_v2.0, whole genome shotgun sequence window:
- the LOC119338646 gene encoding uncharacterized protein LOC119338646 — protein sequence MKNDREEFYYSGTLTAPLGSPNSHLLISTQSSLFDWPVRSDTWSEIQLNDTRIEQIVEYNYHYRIYTLQLAPQLGLQEIKTLWWDGMDECPYLIPWLVVCGDMLLIVDHCINLSLGAPVTYKPYRLDICTKPAKWVEVKKLENWALFVEGDVRSTPFSCMSPELWGGRMNCLYYAHYSEPCNIHGFGDEADAVWDPSTNPDLLYKRNWYRQLQALWVYPSVFYSDSE from the exons ATGAA GAATGACCGTGAAGAGTTCTACTACAGTGGCACTCTGACAGCTCCCCTTGGTTCACCCAACTCGCACCTCCTCATCAGTACTCAATCATCCTTGTTTGACTGGccagttcggagtgacacttggtcTGAAATCCAGCTTAATGATACACGCATAGAACAGATTGTGGAATACAATTACCATTATAGGATCTACACTTTGCAGCTAGCCCCTCAGCTTGGTCTACAGGAGATAAAAACTTTGTGGTGGGATGGCATGGATGAATGCCCATATTTAATACCATGGCTAGTTGTGTGTGGCGACATGCTTCTCATTGTTGATCATTGCATCAACTTATCATTGGGAGCACCAGTGACCTATAAACCCTACCGCCTCGATATCTGTACCAAGCCGGCAAAATGGGTGGAGGTAAAGAAGCTGGAAAATTGGGCACTCTTTGTTGAGGGTGATGTGAGGAGCACACCATTTTCTTGCATGAGCCCAGAACTATGGGGAGGTAGGATGAATTGCTTGTACTATGCCCATTACTCTGAACCTTGCAACATACATGGGTTTGGTGATGAGGCAGATGCTGTGTGGGATCCGTCGACCAATCCTGACCTTTTGTACAAAAGAAACTGGTACCGCCAGCTGCAGGCCCTCTGGGTGTATCCAAGTGTGTTCTATTCTGATAGCGAATGA